A genomic segment from Mycosarcoma maydis chromosome 13, whole genome shotgun sequence encodes:
- a CDS encoding putative H/ACA snoRNP pseudouridylase subunit GAR1, whose translation MSFRGGGRGGGDRGGRGGFSSRGGRGGFGGGGRGGYANAGPPETVQPMGSFMHAVEGEMLCQSTDAKHVPYFNAPIYLENKSQIGKVDEILGPINEVFFTVKMDPGMVATSFKADDKVYISGDKLLPIERFLPKPKSLTKAPKKKGGARGGAAGGRGGFGGGRGAPRGRGGFGGGRGGARGGGFGAPRGGGRGAFGGGRGGAFSGGRGGAAGARGGFGGRGRGRGGY comes from the exons ATGTCGTTCCGTGGAGGAGGACGTGGAGGCGGAGACCGTGGTGGACGCGGCGGCTTCTCTTCTCGAGGCGGACGTGGTGgctttggcggtggcggaCGTGGCGGCTACGCTAACGCTGGCCCTCCCGAGACAGTGCAGCCCATGGGAAGCTTTATGCATGCTGTTGAGGGCGAGATGCTCTGCCAGTCAAccgatgccaagcacgTCCCATACTTTAACGCCCCCATCTA CCTGGAAAACAAATCGCAGATTGGAAAAGTGGACGAAATCCTCGGCCCGATCAACGAAGTGTTCTTCACAGTGAAGATGGATCCGGGCATGGTTGCGACATCCTTCAAGGCCGACGACAAGGTGTACATTTCCGGCGACAAGCTGTTGCCGATCGAGCGGTTCCTGCCCAAACCAAAGTCGTTGACAAAAGCACCAAAGAAGAAGGGAGGAGCacgaggtggtgctgctggtggaagGGGTGGATTTGGCGGCGGACGTGGTGCACCAAGAGGTCGTGGTGGGTTCGGTGGTGGACGCGGTGGCGCAAGGGGCGGCGGATTCGGCGCTCCACGCggcggtggacgaggcgcaTTCggcggtggacgaggcggtgcaTTCAGCGGTGGACGCGGTGGAGCCGCAGGTGCAAGGGGTGGTTTCGGTGGTCGTGGTCGCGGTCGTGGAGGCTACTGA
- the dur3-3 gene encoding dur3 urea permease 3, which translates to MVASTRVLPEGAGWAVVCGLGFFFAAFMIVLSFIQQRYTNRSIKDTDEFASASRSVKPGLVAAGICSAWTWSSTLLQSTAVTYRLGVSGGYWYAGGATIQILLCSIMACMIKLNAPFCSTFLEVLRVRWGKTLHCVFLFFALATNLLVSSQLVVGGSAVAGTLTGIPVLAAIWLIPLGVACYVLVGGMRATLLADYTHTVGLLIIIFFFFFKVWVTSPEIGSVSKMVTLLQASNDIPHNASSSPLTFLSQSGLVFGIINVIGNLGTVFCDQSYHQRSIASNPATAARAFLLGGSAWFAIPFLFSMTMGLSARALMYSGNPLMPLLTEADVTAGLAAPASGVALAGKGGAVAVLIILFLAVTSASSAQQVAVASVLTFDVYKPYIRPEATKREIFLMSHAGVIIWALVMSLFGTIFHYAGISLGWLYLAQGIIIAPAVVPIFCGLVWKRTNKTACLVGMIVGVISGVITWIVTAATLEGEVTVASTGKDYPTLAGNVVSLFMSAIITLIGSLMRPETEDHFVLTRAINAPEDVVERMNANSKRSSSGSPASPSTPFEEKTAFDSEKTAPSVGAVPYTTETIDYVKAAGLDANELRKTLRLTSWISVIASFVLCVLIPACLASRRVWNATGLAAYIWIGFIWLVWTTLAVGVLPIWESRHELAAILRGIGKDLSGKNGKYEETSEKAALS; encoded by the coding sequence ATGGTCGCCTCCACCAGAGTGCTCCCCGAAGGGGCTGGCTGGGCTGTAGTTTGCGGTcttggcttcttcttcgcgGCCTTTATGATCGTGCTCTCTTTCATTCAACAACGCTACACGAACCGTTCCATCAAGGACACGGACGAATTTGCCTCGGCTTCTCGATCCGTCAAGCCTGGCCTTGTCGCCGCGGGTatctgctcggcttggaCATGGTCATCCACGCTCCTTCAGTCCACTGCTGTGACTTATCGACTCGGCGTCAGCGGTGGCTACTGGTACGCTGGTGGTGCGACGATACAAATCTTGCTGTGCTCCATCATGGCATGTAtgatcaagctcaacgctcCGTTTTGTAGCACGTTCCTCGAAGTGTTGAGAGTACGATGGGGTAAGACGCTGCACTGcgtttttcttttcttcgCGCTTGCAAccaacttgctcgtctcCTCACAGCTCGTGGTTGGAGGATCTGCTGTAGCTGGTACACTCACCGGCATCCCCGTGCTTGCTGCCATCTGGCTCATCCCTCTCGGAGTAGCGTGCTATGTTCTGGTTGGAGGTATGCGCGCGACCTTACTTGCCGACTACACACACACCGTGGGACTTTTGATCATTAtcttctttttcttcttcaaAGTCTGGGTCACGTCTCCCGAAATCGGAAGCGTTTCCAAGATGGTGACACTTCTTCAAGCATCAAACGACATTCCTCACAACGCATCGTCCAGTCCTCTCACCTTCCTGTCTCAAAGCGGGCTTGTGTTTGGAATCATTAATGTCATCGGAAATCTTGGCACGGTGTTCTGCGATCAGAGCTATCACCAGCGTTCCATTGCCTCGAACCCGGCCAcggcagctcgagctttcCTTCTCGGAGGATCGGCGTGGTTTGCCATCCCTTTCCTCTTCTCGATGACCATGGGCCTGAGTGCACGCGCTCTCATGTACTCTGGAAATCCGTTGATGCCACTTCTGACCGAGGCAGATGTAACCGCAGGTCTTGCGGCGCCGGCATCTGGCGTGGCGCTCGCAGGAAAGGGCGGTGCAGTTGCCGTGCTCATCATTCTCTTCCTCGCTGTcacctcggcctcttcGGCGCAGCAGGTTGCTGTTGCATCCGTGCTTACTTTCGACGTCTACAAGCCATACATTCGTCCCGAGGCAACCAAGCGAGAAATCTTTCTCATGAGCCATGCTGGTGTCATCATCTGGGCGTTGGTTATGTCTCTGTTCGGTACGATCTTTCATTACGCCGGCATTTCACTCGGTTGGCTGTACCTGGCGCAGGGTATCATCATTGCTCCTGCCGTCGTGCCAATCTTCTGCGGTCTGGTGTGGAAGCGCACCAACAAGACTGCCTGTCTGGTGGGCATGATTGTCGGCGTCATCAGTGGCGTGATTACTTGGATCGTCACTGCGGCCACCCTGGAAGGCGAAGTGACGGTCGCCAGCACTGGAAAGGACTACCCTACACTCGCCGGCAACGTCGTTTCGCTGTTCATGTCGGCCATCATCACGCTGATTGGAAGCTTGATGCGACCAGAGACCGAGGACCACTTTGTGCTTACGCGCGCCATCAATGCTCCCGAAGATGTTGTTGAACGCATGAACGCAAACTCTaagcgcagctcgtctggCTCTCCCGCCTCGCCAAGCACGCCTTTTGAAGAAAAGACGGCGTTTGACAGCGAAAAGACGGCCCCCTCTGTAGGTGCGGTGCCTTATACCACCGAGACAATCGACTACGTCAAAGCTGCCGGACTCGACGCTAACGAGCTCAGAAAGACACTCCGATTGACAAGCTGGATCAGCGTCATCGCTTCTTTCGTTTTGTGCGTTCTGATCCCTGCCTGCCTTGCTTCGCGTCGCGTCTGGAACGCGACCGGTCTCGCCGCTTACATCTGGATTGGCTTTATCTGGCTTGTATGGACAACGCTCGCTGTTGGTGTCTTGCCCATCTGGGAGTCGAGACACGAGCTGGCGGCTATTCTGCGCGGTATCGGAAAGGATCTTTCGGGCAAGAACGGAAAGTATGAGGAAACTAGCGAGAAGGCTGCGTTGTCGTAA
- the opt1 gene encoding oligopeptide transporter 1: MHGNTSHASSPGGVESDQSSRYTSARSRPRSRPRTHHQRGLGQDSDEDTTSIQMDEYELDHRPGGSSKRHVDNVKSADNEDEEDLEQGEDALMLGPASASASGLDEHGEAYELGRSKPKHRAGRRHVSTGSISDKYDPDDPMHLVSKAVPEHDDPTLPALTWRALLIGSFFCVIGAAIAQLFFYKSNSPSFSSYFVILISLPMGRWLANRLPERTIKVSRWSVQLNPGPFSIKEHMLVAIIASSGATSAYASDIINIQELFYHQHMNWLSSLTLLITTQVLGFGFAGMVTNLLVKPTSMIWPSTLVTTSLFHTLHDKQAPNNRARLRLFAFAFVAIYVYQFLPALLAPTLSSVAMLCLVDNKIPAFRFLSSGYHGLGFLNLTFDWNAAGMSGPFYQPWWAALNFYAGFAGMMYIAMPILYWGFNFWNAQSFPEILSAGLYNKEYKKFAVDTLLNKDNTLNAQAWETQKPMLLTPYFALSYGLGFATLTSTVTHVLLWHWKDIKKAASNDVHDDVHNRLMRAYQPVPRRWYATTFALTTAAAVMLVVLTPALQLPVWALLLAIVMGLLFIAPLGILRAVSDTGVGLNIISEFVIGYIMPGNPIGNILFKTMAYMSLNQALDLVNDLKLGHYIKIPPKHMFVAQLWGTMIGCVVNLTVVNIVLDPASGYRAFLDGTVEDPSGQWDGRKVHIFFSASVIWGLVGPAEFFSGDYRKLYSGFLFGALLPLIPYFLHRRYKLKWLPKVAFPIILHSAALPPAVPTNVIMTGFFFSWLSQKHLREKHPVWFEKFNYVLSAALDAGSSVNALTIFVLTISLLKYAPVPHWAANPLQDAEHCKPSK; the protein is encoded by the coding sequence ATGCACGGCAACACCTCACACGCATCCTCGCCCGGAGGCGTAGAGTCGGATCAATCTTCACGTTATACCTCCGCAAGGTCTCGCCCCAGATCACGACCACGCACTCACCACCAACGAGGATTGGGTCAAGACTCGGACGAGGATACGACAAGCATCCAAATGGACGAATACGAGCTGGACCACCGTCCAGGAGGATCGAGCAAGCGTCATGTCGACAACGTAAAAAGCGCTGATaatgaggacgaggaagacTTGGAACAGGGAGAAGATGCTCTTATGCTTGGGccagcttcagcttcggcGTCGGGTCTTGATGAACATGGAGAGGCGTACGAGCTCGGCCGCAGCAAACCAAAACATCGCGCTGGTCGCAGACACGTATCGACAGGATCCATTTCAGACAAGTACGATCCCGATGATCCGATGCATCTCGTCAGCAAGGCGGTGCCCGAACATGACGATCCTACACTTCCAGCGCTTACTTGGAGAGCATTGCTCATCGGCTCCTTCTTCTGTGTGATCGGGGCAGCAATAGCACAGCTCTTCTTCTACAAATCCAACTCGCCCTCCTTTAGCAGCTACTTTGTCATCTTGATATCACTCCCCATGGGCCGATGGCTAGCAAATCGCTTACCGGAGCGAACGATCAAAGTTAGCAGGTGGTCGGTGCAGCTCAACCCGGGTCCCTTCAGCATCAAAGAGCATATGCTGGttgccatcatcgcctCCTCTGGTGCCACCTCTGCATACGCTAGCGATATTATCAACATCCAGGAGCTCTTTTATCATCAACACATGAACTGGCTCTCTTCGCTCACACTCCTCATCACTACACAGGTGCTTGGCTTCGGTTTCGCCGGTATGGTAACGAATCTCCTCGTCAAACCAACGTCGATGATCTGGCCGAGCACGCTTGTCACCACGTCACTGTTCCATACTCTGCACGACAAGCAAGCACCCAACAACCGAGCCAGGCTGCGTCTGTTCGCTTTCGCGTTTGTCGCCATCTACGTCTATCAGTTTCTCCCAGCTTTGCTTGCTCCCACACTATCCAGCGTTGCCATGCTCTGCTTGGTCGACAACAAGATTCCTGCGTTCCGATTTCTCAGCTCCGGCTATCACGGTCTTGGCTTTCTCAACCTCACATTCGATTGGAATGCCGCCGGTATGAGCGGGCCCTTTTACCAACCGTGGTGGGCAGCACTCAACTTTTACGCCGGCTTCGCAGGTATGATGTACATCGCCATGCCCATCCTCTACTGGGGCTTCAATTTTTGGAACGCGCAGTCTTTCCCAGAGATCCTCAGCGCCGGCCTCTACAACAAGGAGTACAAAAAGTTTGCCGTCGacacgctgctcaacaaggaTAACACGCTCAACGCACAGGCGTGGGAGACGCAGAAGCCAATGCTGCTCACTCCGTACTTTGCGCTCTCGTACGGCTTAGGCTTTgcgactttgacgagcaCCGTCACACACGTTCTGCTTTGGCATTGGAAGGACATCAAGAAGGCTGCGAGCAATGATGTGCACGACGACGTGCACAATCGGCTCATGCGAGCTTATCAACCTGTACCGCGTCGGTGGTACGCCACCACTTTTGCACTGACCACTGCTGCGGCTGTCATGCTGGTTGTGCTGACGCCTGCTCTGCAACTCCCCGTGTgggcgttgctgctggctaTCGTGATGGGGTTGCTGTTCATTGCACCACTCGGTATCCTGCGTGCCGTCTCGGATACTGGTGTGGGCCTCAACATCATTTCTGAATTCGTCATCGGATACATTATGCCGGGCAATCCTATCGGCAACATCCTGTTCAAGACCATGGCGTATATGTCGCTGAACCAGGCGCTCGATCTGGTGAATGATCTCAAGCTTGGACATTACATTAAAATCCCTCCTAAGCACATGTTTGTCGCCCAATTGTGGGGGACCATGATTGGCTGTGTGGTCAATTTGACCGTTGTCAACATTGTGCTCGATCCTGCTTCGGGTTATCGTGCCTTTTTGGATGGTACGGTGGAAGATCCGTCGGGGCAGTGGGATGGAAGGAAAGTGCACATCTTCTTCTCCGCTTCCGTCATCTGGGGTCTCGTGGGTCCTGCCGAGTTCTTCTCTGGCGATTATCGTAAGCTGTATTCTGGATTCCTGTTTGGTGCACTTTTGCCTCTGATCCCTTACTTCTTGCACAGGAGGTACAAGCTGAAATGGTTGCCAAAAGTGGCCTTTCCGATCATCCTGCATTCGGCCGCTTTGCCACCCGCCGTTCCGACCAACGTCATCATGACCGGGTTCTTTTTCTCCTGGTTGTCGCAAAAGCACTTGCGCGAGAAACACCCGGTATGGTTCGAAAAGTTCAACTACGTCTTGTCAGCTGCACTGGATGCTGGGAGCAGCGTCAATGCGCTCACCATCTTTGTGCTCACTATCAGCTTGCTCAAGTATGCACCCGTGCCACATTGGGCAGCCAATCCGCTTCAGGATGCTGAACATTGTAAACCTAGCAAATAG
- a CDS encoding putative dioxygenase Ssp1 yields the protein MSTMTTDKLAQMKLFVQDKVSQTTDAAGLSATDGHKKAQNTLKYAQQKTSSAATSSVEALQSLVDQLNRSRIVNDVKLLGQAPNLLVSGLTGGGLDDRKLLLEQIVTLLASMPVSSNISRTLSDTLIKIIWGDLPHPAVSFMGSEHRFRRPDGSDNNVMSPKLGASGQPYSRNVQRMQPQQVNLPDPGTVYDLLLARDSFEPHPTGISSLLFNFANIIIHDIFSTTRQPGAHSAYNEHSSYLDLQVVYGANQEEQRRVRTGTLGLLKADAVGDWRMAMMPPATAALAVLFSRNHNFIAKRLYEVNENHRFDDLEGEPLDEELFGIARLVNCGLFLHIILRDYIPVILNTNDSEWFVDPLNVIKGVGGPGALERGIGNSVAAEFSILYRWHAAVSQNDEKWMNDFLESQFPGKRPEDVGPREFVEAAAGLKVSFLDTDPSEWNLHGWERDAQGKFDDGLLAQVIKDAVSDVAAAFRARGHPSWFRPIEILGMITARKDWAMCTMNEFRHFLGLKTYSSFSEWNPDPRISKAAEMLYGDIDNLELYPGLMAEEAKPSIPGSGLCPGYTISRGILSDAAALTRGDRFYTNDFSTSNLTSAGYEYCTTPQPGSHGMMGKLIMATLPGQFPYNSIYALYPFRVPEKTIEMLKGKRVIEHYDTAYPAPARRWYAIESYSASKDILEDSRYFTALPPMSYDESLMSSALASIPRWQDEVTDFYSINTLNVMKNRSVSFSPTGRQRIVDLLEVVNTVSAQFTSKLFALPTPGSHGLHLGMSPDELSSALAKPLAYAMYGSFDFQGHQTWQLEEESEACTRRLKTLLWARLHTVDGILSPVFALVQNISNIVGGPGNLAANGMARHFYHTIFASGKSNDELVKDCLHMMVSLTATHSLVLMQAFKWFFQEENAEHLSVMYQLAQKNDPVSNAELRHRIMEAYRLNSITPPQAKFALQAVALPDVVANKVYVQVGDGVYISPSALYRDPKLSNDPERFNPSSKAPVRLGLGDAPSQSILEIALPAIAKQFFKHNGLRLAPAGPPPVVNDAGPTPNQKLPYFISNHGAEYPLPIDTSMHVIYEAR from the exons ATGTCAACCATGACCACAGACAAGTTGGCGCAG ATGAAATTGTTCGTCCAGGACAAGGTATCTCAGACCACCGATGCGGCAGGTCTTTCCGCTACTGACGGGCACAAAAAGGCGCAAAACACCTTGAAGTACGCTCAGCAAAAGACTTCGTCGGCAGCCACTTCGTCGGTCGAGGCGTTGCAGAGCTTGGTGGACCAGCTCAACCGCAGCAGGATCGTTAACGatgtcaagctgctcggtCAAGCGCCCAACCTACTCGTGTCTGGTCTCACGGGCGGAGGTTTAGATGACCGAAAgctcctgctcgagcagattgTCACTCTGCTCGCCAGCATGCCCGTCTCTTCTAATATCAGCCGAACTCTATCAGACACCTTGATCAAGATCATTTGGGGCGATCTGCCACATCCAGCCGTCTCCTTCATGGGTTCCGAGCATCGCTTTCGACGCCCCGATGGCTCTGACAACAATGTCATGAGTCCCAAGCTCGGTGCATCAGGCCAGCCCTACTCGCGCAACGTCCAGCGCatgcagccgcagcaggTCAACCTACCAGACCCCGGCACTGTTTACGACCTCCTCCTAGCACGAGACAGCTTTGAACCTCACCCGACTGGCATCAGCTCACTGCTGTTCAACTTTGCCAACATTATCATTCACGACATCTTTTCCACCACCCGACAGCCAGGCGCACATTCGGCGTACAACGAGCACTCATCTTATCTCGACTTGCAGGTGGTCTACGGTGCCAATcaagaagagcaaaggCGTGTGCGCACGGGCACGCTCGGCCTTCTCAAGGCTGATGCCGTCGGCGACTGGCGTATGGCCATGATGCCGCCCGCAACGGCCGCACTCGCAGTGCTGTTCAGTCGTAACCACAACTTCATCGCCAAGCGCCTCTACGAGGTCAATGAAAACCACCGTTttgacgatctcgaagGTGAGCCGCTTGATGAGGAGCTGTTTGGCATTGCACGTCTGGTCAACTGCGGCCTCTTCCTGCATATTATCCTACGTGACTATATTCCAGTCATTCTCAACACCAACGACTCGGAATGGTTTGTCGACCCCTTGAACGTGATCAAGGGTGTCGGCGGACCAGGTGCTCTTGAACGTGGCATTGGTAATTCCGTCGCTGCCGAGTTCTCGATTCTCTACCGATGGCACGCAGCTGTGTCGCAGAACGACGAAAAGTGGATGAACGACTTCCTCGAATCTCAGTTTCCCGGCAAGAGACCTGAAGATGTGGGTCCCAGAGAGTTCGTCGAAGCAGCCGCGGGCCTCAAGGTCTCTTTCCTTGACACGGATCCGAGCGAGTGGAACCTTCATGGCTGGGAGCGCGACGCCCAGGGCAAGTTCGACGATGGATTGCTAGCACAGGTCATCAAGGATGCCGTGTCGGACGTGGCTGCAGCTTTCCGTGCTCGTGGACATCCCAGCTGGTTCCGTCCCATCGAAATCCTCGGCATGATCACGGCTCGCAAGGATTGGGCTATGTGCACCATGAACGAGTTCCGACACTTTTTGGGCCTCAAGACCTATTCTTCGTTCAGCGAGTGGAATCCTGATCCCAGAATTTCGAAGGCAGCGGAGATGCTCTACGGCGACATTGACAATCTCGAGCTCTATCCTGGCCTGATGGCGGAAGAGGCCAAGCCCAGTATCCCTGGAAGTGGTCTCTGCCCCGGTTACACCATCTCGCGAGGAATTCTcagcgacgctgctgccctGACCCGCGGCGACCGCTTCTACACGAACGACTTTTCGACGTCCAATCTGACGAGCGCCGGCTATGAGTACTGCACCACACCTCAGCCTGGCAGTCACGGCATGATGGGCAAGCTCATCATGGCTACGCTACCTGGTCAGTTCCCGTACAACTCGATCTATGCGCTCTACCCCTTCCGCGTGCCCGAGAAGACCATCGAAATGCTCAAGGGCAAGCGTGTGATCGAGCACTACGACACAGCTTACcctgcgcctgctcgcCGATGGTACGCCATTGAATCGTATTCAGCGAGCAAGGACATTCTGGAAGACAGCCGATACTTTACTGCGCTGCCACCCATGTCGTATGACGAGAGCCTGATGTCCTCGGCGCTAGCCTCAATCCCACGTTGGCAAGATGAAGTGACGGACTTCTACAGCATCAACACCCTCAATGTGATGAAGAATCGAAGCGTCTCGTTTTCGCCTACGGGTCGTCAGCGCATcgttgatctgctcgagGTTGTCAACACGGTCTCGGCTCAGTTCACGTCGAAGCTCTTTGCGCTGCCCACGCCTGGCAGTCATGGCCTGCATCTCGGCATGTCGCCCGATGAGCTCTCCTCGGCACTTGCCAAGCCTCTCGCCTACGCCATGTATGGCTCGTTTGACTTCCAGGGTCATCAGACAtggcagctcgaggaggagTCCGAAGCTTGCACGCGTCGTCTCAAGACGCTTCTTTGGGCACGTCTTCACACGGTGGACGGCATTCTGTCGCCCGTGTTTGCTCTTGTGCAGAACATATCAAACATTGTCGGTGGCCCCGGCAACCTTGCTGCTAACGGCATGGCTAGGCACTTCTACCACACGATCTTTGCTTCAGGAAAgagcaacgacgagctcgtcaaagaCTGCCTGCACATGATGGTGTCGCTGACGGCAACGCACTCGCTTGTACTCATGCAGGCGTTTAAATGGTTCTTCCAGGAGGAGAATGCCGAGCACCTTTCGGTCATGTACCAGCTGGCCCAGAAGAACGACCCTGTCTCAAATGCTGAGCTGCGCCACCGCATTATGGAGGCTTACCGACTCAACAGCATCACCCCGCCGCAAGCCAAGTTTGCGCTCCAGGCGGTGGCTCTCCCCGACGTGGTCGCAAACAAGGTGTACGTGCAAGTGGGCGACGGCGTTTACATTTCCCCTTCGGCTCTGTACCGCGATCCAAAGCTATCGAACGATCCCGAGCGTTTTAACCCGAGCAGCAAGGCGCCCGTccgtcttggtctcggcgaTGCACCCAGCCAGTCGATTCTCGAAATTGCCCTTCCTGCCATTGCTAAGCAGTTCTTCAAGCACAACGGTCTTCGCTTGGCTCCTGCTGGTCCACCTCCTGTTGTCAACGATGCGGGTCCGACTCCCAACCAGAAGTTGCCCTACTTTATCAGTAACCATGGCGCCGAGTACCCGCTTCCCATTGACACCTCTATGCACGTCATCTACGAGGCCCGCTGA